In Populus alba chromosome 4, ASM523922v2, whole genome shotgun sequence, the genomic window ATTAAAAGTTTAAGATAAAACCATTTATGACTTTCCTAATATTTGGGGGATTATGATAGGTTGTTAGACATTGTagttgatcttcaaatataaatcaatcaattattgaattgataataaatgaatttgtttaatttatttaatcatattttatttaaggttGCTATTTATATTTGGATCAATTTATTAGGGAACCTAataagtcatatatatataaactattggTTAGAGATTAAAATgtgatgattaatcaagtgtgacttgattgcaaataaaagtttagaaattaaggactaaaGTGTAATTTATACAAagaattacaattctagactTAGAAAAATCCAGTAGGGACttcattgaataaatttttaaaattatccttatAAATAATAGCTATGATATTATTCAGGTGACAcattgatattttgttatttataaagttttcatgtttccttataaataaaatgttatgcattttatttttgtacaaCAAGTAGTAAATGATACAAAGACTATCTAAGTTATAAAACacctgaaaaacataaaataaaaaagttagcaCTCAAAGGTATATCAATTCATCTATTTTAAAAGGGTTTAGAAGATTTCTGACAAGTGGTTCATATGGATTACTTTTAAAGATGGGGTACTTAAATGATTTGTAGTTTATAACAACTCAACATTGAAGCAATTATTCAAAGCCAAAAGGAACACTTGATCTTCAAGTAATATTCGTTAAACTCTAAACAACTCTAGGTCTTTGTAACGAAATATTTGAAACTcctacaaaattttaaatttatcattttcattgTATATTTGTGTTTCAGAAATCTAACGGTTTGTATCTTATATTTTAgcctatcctttttttttttttaacatagaaaATTGAAGAGATGTCCTTTTAGGAATTCCTTACAAATGAAGTTGCATGAGAGGAAAGAACAAGCAATGAAGGATGTGAAGTTGAAAATCTCAAGTGTCATTGAAACAATCCAATATCACCACACAATATGCCAAACAAaccttaaaaaagtaaaaaaataaaataaaatggaagaaTAACAAGAAGTTGAGGATATATAGGTAAGATGTACGATTTCTTTGGACTTCAGGGCTCAATTTGCTTCCCGTGGGCCTCGTGGATGTCATTTCTAAGCAACTTGACTGCTTTCTCAAACTCTTCGAAATTGGTAACGGCTTTGTTGAGGTGGCTTTGGTCTGAACTTGGAGACTGGAAGCGAATTCGAAAGTCTATGAATTTTGTCCAACAATTCAAGACTTCTTCCCTGGGGCGTCCTAACATTATATAAATGATGGCCTGCAAGAGCAGTGTTTTTATAAACATTCACAATTACGGGTATTAATATACAATACtgcaaaattaatataatccaAGAAGTTTCTATCATTTCTTGTCCCATTGATCATTGAATACTTGAATTACATTagttgatagttttttttttttttttaaaaaaaagaaagcaatccACTGTATATTAGTAGATAACATAGCTTATTTGGTACTATAAACTATTGGTAGTTGATACGCTATTTAAGGCTAGAAGCATTTTAGTTTTAAAGGCATATATTAtgatagagaataatataagttattttcagtcctatttgttaatttaagcTTCGAAGATTTATGGACTCGTTGATTATTTAGATATAATTGTTCTTCCCCAAATTTATCTGCAATTCTCTTTCATAATGCATGTTTGTCATGAGGGTTGTGAAAAAGATGTCCTCACCTTATATAGAGGACGTCTTGCGTCAGAAATTTCTTCATGACTCAGGCATTCGCAGTCTAAAGCCTTCTTGAATTCTCCCTAGAGAGATGCgtaaatatataaatactacactgattattttatgtaatatatatatatatatatatatatatatatatatatatatatatataattagcgAGTAAGAGGAATATTGAACGAAGCAGCACCTGGTAGATGTGCATTTCGACAAGCAACATTTCAATCTCATAAGCTACATGTGATTTCCCATCCTTTCGAGCCCTTTGCAGTTGTTTTTCCAGTATTCCCACCGCAACTGCTTCTTTTCCACTCATTTCCAGCATTGCAACAGTGCTCTAGTCACATGTAATGGGGAAACCTTAAAGATACTGGTAAGCCGTGCCTTGAACAAAAATTGAAGACTCAGAAAgcaaaaatttcattaaattaacgGAGAAACCTAACCTGTAGCTTTACGAAATCAGGATGTTCTTCTATCAGTAAATCCTTCAACTCTTTTTCAGCTGCTTTAAGTGACGCTTCATCTGTTCGAGCACGATGATAATCAATCACTCTCTCCAAGGCCAGTTTCCCTCCATGGAGAACTCCTACAGACATCGATCTTGTAAACACACCGTGaaccttctttttttgcttcttaCATGAACGTTTTGCATAAGCCCATCCGATGTAAACGCTGGCAAAAATTACAGTTGCCGTCGCCGCCATTGCTCCATATTTATTCCTTACAGTGATGCTGTTAAAGAAATTCTCTAAGTGTACGTCTAGGTTTCTCTTCAGGGGAAACTTGAAAACAGGCATTGCTATCAATTTATGGTTTTGCTACTGCCCGTGGGAAAGAAAATCTTTCCTAACGATGCATATGCTAGTGGAATTGCTTCCAATCCGGGAAGTGGCGATGCAAATGATATGAGATAATTCATAAAGGTGAATactaagagaaaaaaacaataacaaaagctTGGTTGAGAAGAACaaattattcttatttcttCCTTGTTAGGTGGGTAAAGAAAGTTGCAGGAGTACACAAGTGCCCTTGAGAACTGCGACAAAATGTATTCCTCTCCTCCATATGAAGGAACAAATATTACCTATATCAATGTGAATGTTCTTGGAAAATTCTTATCTTTCAAGTTATGCTAGTTCCTAATACCAAGTTACCACAATACTAAGCAGTAAACAGCATAGTATCTACAACGTCTGACAATTATGCCTCGCCAGCTAAATACTTGCAACGTCTGACAATTATGATTCAGAGATGCCTTCCTTGCACAGCTTGATCAGAGTACTTTCATTATTCTCAGGTATTTCCTTTTAAAGCTCAACCAGCAAAGGATGTTTTCTGAAACTCCTAAAACGCAAACCATCATGGCATCAATGCCTTGCGTTGGCAATGGAAACCCACTTTCAATGCTTGTATGCATACCTTCCATTGTCAGCATTATTCCACGGAGGACTAAACCTCGTTTAAGCCTTGTCCCTAGTTCTCCTTCGCTTACAAGCTGCTATACACGCCACAAACTTGGGCATCTCTTCCGTCCTGTAATTTGCGCATCATCAGACAGGTCTCCAACACCTtcaagaaatcaaaacaatggcGACAACAAAATTGTGAAAGCCGCAGTGGGGGCATCTGTAGCTTTGGCTTGCGCTCTTGGTATAATTGGTGGTAACTTCAGAATGTATCCTAAAGCCATTGCAGGTCCTAGGGAATTATATCAGAAAGCTCCTCAAGCAGAAGAACGTCCATCATCACTTGCGAAGCTGGCACTCGAGTCATTCCTGGATGTGACATCGGATCTGGCTTCTACCGAGGAAGAGAGCCGAATTGAAACTTTTGATCCGCATCCAAATCCTTCAATAGAGCAAGTTAAAGAGATCAAGGTTCTCTTCTTCAACACCCTGAAATGCTAATCTTCCATATTACATTaactcttttatttaaaaattgaaacttcTACTGATATCCATACCAAATAATTAGATCATCGGTTCTTACCACACCttcaatttaatgaaaaatgatcAACCAAAATAGTTTATTTATGGTATTTTCCGTCCTCAATTGCACGTAAGTCCTATTCGATATAAagtagtttattttaatatagtgaAACACAATTTTGCATGGCTATTTTTCCTACTCAAAAGTTCTTTTgcaactaatttttttctattatctcgaacaaagagagagagagagagagagatgcgaGCAATGACAGAAGCCAACACCGTAAACCggctgaaactaaaaaaaaggcGCCGATTCGCTGAATGGAAGTACAAGAACATAATTCAGACCATGAATATCCAGAACAATAAATATGTCAAATTCTAGCTAGGCTCAAAATCCGTTCTGTTCTCTGTTTTctatattctatttttaaaaggCACTGAATTTTCTTGGATAGGCTAAAAGGTTAAATTTGTTGTCCACAAAATGTTTTGCAGAAGCATGCAGTGCGTCTTATGATGATATATGGGGAACCTGAAGAAGCAGTGCGGTATCTGCAAGAAGCATTTGAGAAGTATAAGAACGATCCTGAGCCTGCATACAATGTGGAAATGGCATTAGTGGAAATTCTCATTTATCAGGTACAACTTCCAAAATGCTTGCAAAATGTTTGGGTGCTAACTTTCATCAAAATGCATGCAAAGGTCGACAATCTTGGCATATATGCAAATCTCTAGAATCAATAAACCTCAATTTCTCATTGGCTttgtaaaattaagaaaaatatagctCTCAGAATCTTGAAAACTAGTTTTTATTGGTTGCATAATCAAGTATTTATTTCTTCCTTCAATTTACTGCTGACCTCCTAGCTACCTAGTGAGTAATCGATCTGTTAATCTATATATGTTATGTTATGCAGCACAAATACGAACTTGCTTTGGAATGCGACTGCCTCAACCATGATGATGAACTCGGCCCTTCAGATGCCCGGGTTTTCCTTTACAAGGTCGTTAAACCCCGAGTTCGAATTAAcacaatcatctatcagaaattCTATGATAATCAAGGCCTAAGCTTTTCCGAATGAATATTTCtgaattttctttcaaaaagaattCTTACACATTAGCTTACACGTACACTTTTGAACTTGTAAAACACATACTTTTTTACGAACTTAATTACTCCGCAGCCTTAATACTTCAGATTATGGCATGATAACTAGATGCATTCTTTTTTCTCCTATTTGTACAGGCTATTATATATACCATGTTGGATTTCGAAGAGGATGCAAGGATATGGTGGGAAAGATACGCACATGTATGCTGATGAATGAGGATTTCTGCCTGCAAGATAAATTTTCCATGTAATCAAAGAGGGACAACCATTGGCATCATAATATCAATATGTgcgaaaatatatattttaactagaTCATTTGCTCACACGGCCATGATTGCCCGCATAACATTTCATCTCCTACCCATTGAGGAGCAGCCATGTTCTTTTCGaggcaagaaaaaaacattttggaacGATTTACCGCTTTGAGAAAATACTTGAATAATGGAACCATCCATTCTTTTTACGGAGAACAATTTTATGAAACAAGAGACTGAACAAAGACATCAATCTGACCTAAAATAACTGATACAACCGAAGATTCTATCATCAAACGAGGAACCATGATGTGACAAAGCAACCTCTGAAAATTGCTTTGTAGCATAATAAAGGTCAACCCACTTCTAAAATTTCAATCCCATTATCCCAGCAATTGGCTTCCCAGttcagaaaattatttttctcaagaaaaataaaaacaataaaaaacgaGAActgcaattttattctttaatgtcTATATACACCTAAATCGTTGTCAAGATTATATTTTGACAGCTCCAGCCtagtagcaattttttttttcctgattttaaCCCTTGAACTGTAAAGCATTTTGAGTGACATTAATGTTATATTACATCTGATTTAGACATAAGATACCATATACCAGTTAGAcgttttcttaaaaaaccaaaaccatatatatatatatatatatatatatatatatatatatatatatatataaaattttccaaggataattttttatgatagttTTATCATATTGTA contains:
- the LOC118030384 gene encoding uncharacterized protein isoform X1, encoding MASMPCVGNGNPLSMLVCIPSIVSIIPRRTKPRLSLVPSSPSLTSCYTRHKLGHLFRPVICASSDRSPTPSRNQNNGDNKIVKAAVGASVALACALGIIGGNFRMYPKAIAGPRELYQKAPQAEERPSSLAKLALESFLDVTSDLASTEEESRIETFDPHPNPSIEQVKEIKKHAVRLMMIYGEPEEAVRYLQEAFEKYKNDPEPAYNVEMALVEILIYQHKYELALECDCLNHDDELGPSDARVFLYKAIIYTMLDFEEDARIWWERYAHVC
- the LOC118030384 gene encoding uncharacterized protein isoform X2 translates to MASMPCVGNGNPLSMLVCIPSIVSIIPRRTKPRLSLVPSSPSLTSCYTRHKLGHLFRPVICASSDRSPTPSRNQNNGDNKIVKAAVGASVALACALGIIGGNFRMYPKAIAGPRELYQKAPQAEERPSSLAKLALESFLDVTSDLASTEEESRIETFDPHPNPSIEQVKEIKKHAVRLMMIYGEPEEAVRYLQEAFEKYKNDPEPAYNVEMALVEILIYQAIIYTMLDFEEDARIWWERYAHVC
- the LOC118030383 gene encoding uncharacterized protein, with protein sequence MPVFKFPLKRNLDVHLENFFNSITVRNKYGAMAATATVIFASVYIGWAYAKRSCKKQKKKVHGVFTRSMSVGVLHGGKLALERVIDYHRARTDEASLKAAEKELKDLLIEEHPDFVKLQSTVAMLEMSGKEAVAVGILEKQLQRARKDGKSHVAYEIEMLLVEMHIYQGEFKKALDCECLSHEEISDARRPLYKAIIYIMLGRPREEVLNCWTKFIDFRIRFQSPSSDQSHLNKAVTNFEEFEKAVKLLRNDIHEAHGKQIEP